A window from Canis lupus baileyi chromosome 4, mCanLup2.hap1, whole genome shotgun sequence encodes these proteins:
- the BRIX1 gene encoding ribosome biogenesis protein BRX1 homolog: MAAAKRKRRGGLAVQAKRPRKNQEDSKQPAKLGDVAEEAEEEERGRIPGPVCKGKWKNKERILIFSSRGINFRTRHLMQDLRMLMPHSKADTKMDRKDKLFVINEVCEMKNCNKCIYFEAKKKQDLYMWLSNSPHGPSAKFLVQNIHTLAELKMTGNCLKGSRPLLSFDPAFDELPHYALLKELLIQIFSTPRYHPKSQPFVDHVFTFTILDNRIWFRNFQIIEEDAALVEIGPRFVLNLIKIFQGSFGGPTLYENPNYQSPNMHRRIIRSITAAKYKEKQQVKDAQKMKKKEPKTILPHDPTADVFVIPADEKPIEIQWVKPEPKVDLKARKKRIYKRQRKMKQKMNSGSAK, translated from the exons ATGGCGGCGGCCAAGAGGAAGCGGCGTGGAGGCCTGGCGGTTCAGGCCAAGAGACCGAGAAAGAACCAAGAAGATTCCAAGCAGCCAGCTAAGCTGGGCGACGTGGCAGAAGAGgcggaggaagaggagagaggccgTATCCCAGGCCCCGTGTGCAAG ggcAAGTGGAAAAATAAGGAACGGATTCTCATCTTTTCTTCCAGAGGAATAAATTTCAGAACAAGACATTTAATGCAAGATTTGAGAATGTTGATGCCTCATTCTAAAGCAG atacaAAAATGGATCGTAAAGACAAATTGTTTGTCATTAATGAG GTTTGTGAAATGAAAAACTGCAATAAATGTATCTATTTTGAAGCTAAGAAAAAGCAGGATCTCTATATGTG GCTTTCAAATTCACCTCATGGACCATCTGCTAAATTCCTTGTTCAAAACA ttcataCCCTAGCTGAGCTAAAGATGACTGGAAACTGTTTGAAAGGTTCTCGGCCCCTTTTGTCATTTGACCCA GCTTTTGATGAATTACCACATTATGCTTTGTTAAAAGAACTCTTAATTCAG atcTTTAGTACACCACGGTATCATCCCAAAAGCCAACCATTTGTGGACCATGTGTTTACTTTCACCATTTTGGATAATAGGATATGGTTTCGGAACTTTCAG ATCATAGAAGAAGATGCTGCTCTTGTAGAAATAGGACCTCGTTTTGTCTTAAATCTCATAAAGATTTTCCAGGGAAGTTTTGGAGGACCAACTTTATATGAAAATCCTAACTACCAGTCACCAAACATG catcgGCGTATCATAAGATCCATCACAGctgcaaaatacaaagagaaacaaCAAGTGAAAGatgcacagaaaatgaaaaagaaagaaccaaagacTATTCTTCCACACGATCCCACTGCTGATGTTTTTGTTATACCAGCTGATGAAAAGCCGATAGAAATACAGTGGGTAAAACCAGAGCCAAAAGTGGATttgaaggcaagaaagaaaaggatttacaaaaggcaaagaaaaatgaaacagaagatgAACAGTGGCAGTGCAAAATGA
- the RAD1 gene encoding cell cycle checkpoint protein RAD1 isoform X1, with translation MLKTKKNIRCIPNIWASPTRSGACGHREHPLGPQEPRAMPLLTPQTQEDGDYSLVASLDNVRHLSTILKAIHFRDHATCFATKNGIKVTVENAKCVQANAFIQAGIFQEFIVQEESVTFRINLTILLDCLSIFGSSPMPGTLTALRMCYQGYGYPLMLFLEEGGVVTVCKINTQEPEETLDFDFCSTNVINKIILQSEGLREAFSELDMTSEVLQITMSPNKPYFRLSTFGNAGSSHLDYPKDSDLMESFQCNQTQVNRYKISLLKPSTKALVLSCKVSIRTDNRGFLSLQYMIRNEDGQICFVEYYCCPDEEVSESES, from the exons atgctaaaaacaaaaaaaaatatcagatgcATTCCAAATATATG GGCTTCGCCGACCCGCAGCGGCGCGTGTGGCCACCGGGAGCATCCCCTGGGGCCGCAGGAGCCGAGGGCGATGCCCCTCCTAACCCCACAGACCCAAGAGGACGGCGACTACAGCCTGGTGGCCAGCCTTGACAACGTCAGGCATCTCTCCACTATCCTGAAGGCTATTCATTTCCGAGATCATGCGACGTGTTTCGCCACTAAAAACGGAATCAAGGTTACGGTGGAAAATGCAAAGTGTGTGCAAGCAAATGCTTTTATTCAG GCTGGAATATTTCAAGAGTTTATAGTTCAAGAAGAGTCTGTTACTTTTCGAATAAATTTAACTATCCTTTTAGACTGTTTATCTATTTTTGGATCAAGTCCTATGCCAG GGACTTTAACTGCACTTCGGATGTGTTACCAAGGTTATGGCTACCCTTTGATGCTCTTTCTAGAAGAAGGAGGAGTGGTGACAGTCTGCAAAATCAATACTCAGGAGCCGGAGGAGACTCTGGATTTTGATTTCTGCAGCACCAAtgtcattaataaaattattctgcAGTCAGAGGGGCTCCGTGAAGCATTTTCTGAATTGGATATGACGAGTGAGGTCCTACAGATCACCATGTCTCCCAACAAGCCTTATTTCAG gtTATCTACTTTTGGAAATGCAGGAAGCTCCCATCTTGattatcccaaagattctgatttgATGGAATCATTTCAGTGTAACCAAACCCAGGTCAACAG ATACAAGATTTCTTTACTGAAACCCTCTACAAAGGCCTTAGTCCTGTCGTGTAAGGTATCTATCCGAACAGATAACCGAGGGTTTCTCTCATTACAGTATATGATTAGGAATGAGGATGGACAGATATGTTTTGTGGAATATTACTGCTGCCCTGATGAAGAAGTTTCTGAATCAGAGTCTTAA
- the RAD1 gene encoding cell cycle checkpoint protein RAD1 isoform X4: MLKTKKNIRCIPNIWASPTRSGACGHREHPLGPQEPRAMPLLTPQTQEDGDYSLVASLDNVRHLSTILKAIHFRDHATCFATKNGIKVTVENAKCVQANAFIQAGIFQEFIVQEESVTFRINLTILLDCLSIFGSSPMPGTLTALRMCYQGYGYPLMLFLEEGGVVTVCKINTQEPEETLDFDFCSTNVINKIILQSEGLREAFSELDMTSEVLQITMSPNKPYFRLSTFGNAGSSHLDYPKDSDLMESFQCNQTQVNRYKISLLKPSTKALVLSCKFMSSDP; this comes from the exons atgctaaaaacaaaaaaaaatatcagatgcATTCCAAATATATG GGCTTCGCCGACCCGCAGCGGCGCGTGTGGCCACCGGGAGCATCCCCTGGGGCCGCAGGAGCCGAGGGCGATGCCCCTCCTAACCCCACAGACCCAAGAGGACGGCGACTACAGCCTGGTGGCCAGCCTTGACAACGTCAGGCATCTCTCCACTATCCTGAAGGCTATTCATTTCCGAGATCATGCGACGTGTTTCGCCACTAAAAACGGAATCAAGGTTACGGTGGAAAATGCAAAGTGTGTGCAAGCAAATGCTTTTATTCAG GCTGGAATATTTCAAGAGTTTATAGTTCAAGAAGAGTCTGTTACTTTTCGAATAAATTTAACTATCCTTTTAGACTGTTTATCTATTTTTGGATCAAGTCCTATGCCAG GGACTTTAACTGCACTTCGGATGTGTTACCAAGGTTATGGCTACCCTTTGATGCTCTTTCTAGAAGAAGGAGGAGTGGTGACAGTCTGCAAAATCAATACTCAGGAGCCGGAGGAGACTCTGGATTTTGATTTCTGCAGCACCAAtgtcattaataaaattattctgcAGTCAGAGGGGCTCCGTGAAGCATTTTCTGAATTGGATATGACGAGTGAGGTCCTACAGATCACCATGTCTCCCAACAAGCCTTATTTCAG gtTATCTACTTTTGGAAATGCAGGAAGCTCCCATCTTGattatcccaaagattctgatttgATGGAATCATTTCAGTGTAACCAAACCCAGGTCAACAG ATACAAGATTTCTTTACTGAAACCCTCTACAAAGGCCTTAGTCCTGTCGTGTAAG
- the RAD1 gene encoding cell cycle checkpoint protein RAD1 isoform X2: MLKTKKNIRCIPNIWASPTRSGACGHREHPLGPQEPRAMPLLTPQTQEDGDYSLVASLDNVRHLSTILKAIHFRDHATCFATKNGIKVTVENAKCVQANAFIQAGIFQEFIVQEESVTFRINLTILLDCLSIFGSSPMPGTLTALRMCYQGYGYPLMLFLEEGGVVTVCKINTQEPEETLDFDFCSTNVINKIILQSEGLREAFSELDMTSEVLQITMSPNKPYFRLSTFGNAGSSHLDYPKDSDLMESFQCNQTQVNRYKISLLKPSTKALVLSCKVGFIVGYLVWRFSIYW; encoded by the exons atgctaaaaacaaaaaaaaatatcagatgcATTCCAAATATATG GGCTTCGCCGACCCGCAGCGGCGCGTGTGGCCACCGGGAGCATCCCCTGGGGCCGCAGGAGCCGAGGGCGATGCCCCTCCTAACCCCACAGACCCAAGAGGACGGCGACTACAGCCTGGTGGCCAGCCTTGACAACGTCAGGCATCTCTCCACTATCCTGAAGGCTATTCATTTCCGAGATCATGCGACGTGTTTCGCCACTAAAAACGGAATCAAGGTTACGGTGGAAAATGCAAAGTGTGTGCAAGCAAATGCTTTTATTCAG GCTGGAATATTTCAAGAGTTTATAGTTCAAGAAGAGTCTGTTACTTTTCGAATAAATTTAACTATCCTTTTAGACTGTTTATCTATTTTTGGATCAAGTCCTATGCCAG GGACTTTAACTGCACTTCGGATGTGTTACCAAGGTTATGGCTACCCTTTGATGCTCTTTCTAGAAGAAGGAGGAGTGGTGACAGTCTGCAAAATCAATACTCAGGAGCCGGAGGAGACTCTGGATTTTGATTTCTGCAGCACCAAtgtcattaataaaattattctgcAGTCAGAGGGGCTCCGTGAAGCATTTTCTGAATTGGATATGACGAGTGAGGTCCTACAGATCACCATGTCTCCCAACAAGCCTTATTTCAG gtTATCTACTTTTGGAAATGCAGGAAGCTCCCATCTTGattatcccaaagattctgatttgATGGAATCATTTCAGTGTAACCAAACCCAGGTCAACAG ATACAAGATTTCTTTACTGAAACCCTCTACAAAGGCCTTAGTCCTGTCGTGTAAG GTCGGCTTTATTGTTGGCTATCTTGTGTGGAGGTTTTCAATTTACTGGTAA
- the RAD1 gene encoding cell cycle checkpoint protein RAD1 isoform X3 — MLKTKKNIRCIPNIWASPTRSGACGHREHPLGPQEPRAMPLLTPQTQEDGDYSLVASLDNVRHLSTILKAIHFRDHATCFATKNGIKVTVENAKCVQANAFIQAGIFQEFIVQEESVTFRINLTILLDCLSIFGSSPMPGTLTALRMCYQGYGYPLMLFLEEGGVVTVCKINTQEPEETLDFDFCSTNVINKIILQSEGLREAFSELDMTSEVLQITMSPNKPYFRLSTFGNAGSSHLDYPKDSDLMESFQCNQTQVNRYKISLLKPSTKALVLSCKDFFLKQPW; from the exons atgctaaaaacaaaaaaaaatatcagatgcATTCCAAATATATG GGCTTCGCCGACCCGCAGCGGCGCGTGTGGCCACCGGGAGCATCCCCTGGGGCCGCAGGAGCCGAGGGCGATGCCCCTCCTAACCCCACAGACCCAAGAGGACGGCGACTACAGCCTGGTGGCCAGCCTTGACAACGTCAGGCATCTCTCCACTATCCTGAAGGCTATTCATTTCCGAGATCATGCGACGTGTTTCGCCACTAAAAACGGAATCAAGGTTACGGTGGAAAATGCAAAGTGTGTGCAAGCAAATGCTTTTATTCAG GCTGGAATATTTCAAGAGTTTATAGTTCAAGAAGAGTCTGTTACTTTTCGAATAAATTTAACTATCCTTTTAGACTGTTTATCTATTTTTGGATCAAGTCCTATGCCAG GGACTTTAACTGCACTTCGGATGTGTTACCAAGGTTATGGCTACCCTTTGATGCTCTTTCTAGAAGAAGGAGGAGTGGTGACAGTCTGCAAAATCAATACTCAGGAGCCGGAGGAGACTCTGGATTTTGATTTCTGCAGCACCAAtgtcattaataaaattattctgcAGTCAGAGGGGCTCCGTGAAGCATTTTCTGAATTGGATATGACGAGTGAGGTCCTACAGATCACCATGTCTCCCAACAAGCCTTATTTCAG gtTATCTACTTTTGGAAATGCAGGAAGCTCCCATCTTGattatcccaaagattctgatttgATGGAATCATTTCAGTGTAACCAAACCCAGGTCAACAG ATACAAGATTTCTTTACTGAAACCCTCTACAAAGGCCTTAGTCCTGTCGTGTAAG gatttctttttaaaacaacctTGGTGA
- the RAD1 gene encoding cell cycle checkpoint protein RAD1 isoform X5 translates to MPLLTPQTQEDGDYSLVASLDNVRHLSTILKAIHFRDHATCFATKNGIKVTVENAKCVQANAFIQAGIFQEFIVQEESVTFRINLTILLDCLSIFGSSPMPGTLTALRMCYQGYGYPLMLFLEEGGVVTVCKINTQEPEETLDFDFCSTNVINKIILQSEGLREAFSELDMTSEVLQITMSPNKPYFRLSTFGNAGSSHLDYPKDSDLMESFQCNQTQVNRYKISLLKPSTKALVLSCKVSIRTDNRGFLSLQYMIRNEDGQICFVEYYCCPDEEVSESES, encoded by the exons ATGCCCCTCCTAACCCCACAGACCCAAGAGGACGGCGACTACAGCCTGGTGGCCAGCCTTGACAACGTCAGGCATCTCTCCACTATCCTGAAGGCTATTCATTTCCGAGATCATGCGACGTGTTTCGCCACTAAAAACGGAATCAAGGTTACGGTGGAAAATGCAAAGTGTGTGCAAGCAAATGCTTTTATTCAG GCTGGAATATTTCAAGAGTTTATAGTTCAAGAAGAGTCTGTTACTTTTCGAATAAATTTAACTATCCTTTTAGACTGTTTATCTATTTTTGGATCAAGTCCTATGCCAG GGACTTTAACTGCACTTCGGATGTGTTACCAAGGTTATGGCTACCCTTTGATGCTCTTTCTAGAAGAAGGAGGAGTGGTGACAGTCTGCAAAATCAATACTCAGGAGCCGGAGGAGACTCTGGATTTTGATTTCTGCAGCACCAAtgtcattaataaaattattctgcAGTCAGAGGGGCTCCGTGAAGCATTTTCTGAATTGGATATGACGAGTGAGGTCCTACAGATCACCATGTCTCCCAACAAGCCTTATTTCAG gtTATCTACTTTTGGAAATGCAGGAAGCTCCCATCTTGattatcccaaagattctgatttgATGGAATCATTTCAGTGTAACCAAACCCAGGTCAACAG ATACAAGATTTCTTTACTGAAACCCTCTACAAAGGCCTTAGTCCTGTCGTGTAAGGTATCTATCCGAACAGATAACCGAGGGTTTCTCTCATTACAGTATATGATTAGGAATGAGGATGGACAGATATGTTTTGTGGAATATTACTGCTGCCCTGATGAAGAAGTTTCTGAATCAGAGTCTTAA